In Plasmodium gaboni strain SY75 chromosome 11, whole genome shotgun sequence, the following proteins share a genomic window:
- a CDS encoding putative LEM3/CDC50 family protein, with amino-acid sequence MSKLKNDMFLYKKKRKFYYKKSSRFVRFLYSFVKWYKMERVVGPVWINKYSSIIYFLMFLFILNLSVGILILILSSQYIECRIPYEYKGETYTKYSIIKVTPEQCKGQKNLKELNGNINVHYEILGIEQNHYKFVSGMKKEQLNGNIFLNKEELEECYPLITFSEGKKKKKLLHPCGIFPWNIFTDSYIFYDKEPDEVPFPTPLPLKQNVEDITIKYYRQFFKNPTPQNIQLYKDHIYFWMDPDIQYERLQENKETNEKLLVLPQTLKYNQAGKAIENSHFINWMIPSALNYIKRLYGKLYIPLKFPFYIYIENNFKINDTKIIVLSTSQYYIRTFLIGFIFIIISIIALILCIFYLIRMNKHENK; translated from the coding sequence ATGAGTAAACTTAAAAATGAcatgtttttatataaaaagaagagaaaattttattataagaaGAGTTCCAGGTTTGTAAGATTTTTGTACAGTTTTGTGAAGTGGTATAAAATGGAAAGAGTAGTTGGTCCTGTATggataaataaatattcatcaataatatattttttaatgtttttatttatattaaatttatcAGTTGgtattttaatattaatattaagTTCACAATATATAGAATGTAGAATAccatatgaatataaagGTGAAACCTATACAAAATATTCAATTATAAAAGTAACCCCAGAACAATGTAAAGGTCAAAAgaatttaaaagaattaaatggtaatataaatgtacATTATGAAATTCTTGGAATAGAACAAAATCATTATAAATTTGTTAGTGGTATGAAAAAAGAACAGTTGAAtggaaatatatttttaaataaagaagaattAGAAGAATGTTATCCTTTAATTACATTTTCCgaaggaaaaaaaaaaaaaaaattattacatCCATGTGGTATATTCCCAtggaatatatttacagatagttatattttttatgataaaGAACCAGATGAAGTTCCTTTTCCAACACCATTACcattaaaacaaaatgtagaagatataacaataaaatattatagacaattttttaaaaatcCAACACCTCAAAatatacaattatataaagatcatatatatttctgGATGGATCCAGACATACAATATGAACGATTAcaagaaaataaagaaacAAATGAAAAGTTACTTGTCTTACCACAAacattaaaatataatcaaGCAGGAAAAGCTATAGAAAACAGCCATTTTATTAATTGGATGATACCATCTGCActtaattatattaaacGTTTATATGgtaaattatatatacctttgaaatttcctttttatatttatatagaaaataatttcaaAATTAATGATACAAAAATTATTGTTCTTTCAACTTCGcaatattatataagaaCATTCTTAATTGgtttcatttttataatcatttCGATCATTGCTTTGatattatgtattttttatcttatAAGAATGAATAAGCatgaaaataaatga
- a CDS encoding apical membrane antigen 1, which yields MKKLYCVLLLSAFEFTYMLNFGRGEENRDESLRQLVDVFRSINNHNENSLDEQNPLGNQESSNHQDLLNHQNTHHVPHEQNLYSSNEEVERSNHMSNPWTEYMAKYNIEEVHGSGIRVDLGEDVEVAGTQYRVPSGKCPVFGKGIIIENTNTSFLKPVATGNQNLKDGGFAFPSTNPPISPMLIENIRHSYRYNEEMKNLDDVTLCSRHAGTIVPDNDQNSNYKYPAVYDEKNKTCYILYIAAQENNGPRYCNKDENNRNSMFCFRPAKDNSFQNYIYLSKNVVENWKSVCPHKNVYDAKFGLWVDGNCEEIPHVNEFPANDLSECNKLVFELSASDQPKQYEPNLTDYQKIQEGFVNNNLNMIKSAFLPTGAFNADRYKSHGKGYNWGNYNRITQRCEIFNVKPTCLINTSSYIATTALSHPTEIERSFPCSIYKDEIKKEIERESRLINLNDNNEGNGKIIAPRIFISNDIDSLKCPCAPEMVSHSTCNFYVCRCVERRAEVTSNNEVVVKEEYKNEYDYMHENKPTYGKMKITIAASVAIFILAAILMVYLYKRKGNTEKYDKMDQPQHYGKTKSRNDEMLDPEASFWGEEKRASHTTPVLMEKPYY from the coding sequence atgaaaaaattatactgtgtattattattgaGCGCCTTTGAGTTTACTTATATGCTAAACTTTGGAAGAGGAGAGGAAAATAGGGACGAGTCATTACGTCAACTTGTTGATGTGTTTCGTTCAATCAACAATCATAATGAAAATTCATTAGATGAACAAAATCCATTAGGAAACCAAGAATCATCAAATCACCAAGATTTATTAAATCACCAAAACACCCATCACGTACCACATGaacaaaatttatattcaaGTAATGAGGAAGTAGAAAGAAGTAATCATATGAGTAATCCATGGACCGAATATATGgcaaaatataatattgaagAAGTTCATGGTTCAGGTATAAGAGTAGATTTAGGAGAAGATGTTGAAGTAGCTGGAACTCAATATAGAGTTCCATCAGGTAAATGTCCAGTATTTGGTAAGGGTATAATTATTGAAAATACAAATACTAGTTTTTTAAAACCTGTAGCTACTGGAAATCAAAATTTGAAAGATGGAGGTTTTGCTTTTCCCTCAACAAATCCTCCTATTTCACCAATGTTAATAGAGAATATTAGACATTCTTATAGatataatgaagaaatgaaaaatttaGATGATGTGACTTTATGTTCAAGACATGCAGGAACTATTGTACCAGATAATGATCAAAATtcaaattataaatatccAGCTGtttatgatgaaaaaaataaaacgTGTTACATATTATACATTGCAGCTCAAGAAAATAATGGTCCTAGATATTGTAATAAGgatgaaaataatagaAACAGCATGTTTTGTTTTAGACCAGCAAAAGATAATTCATTTCAAaactatatatatctaaGTAAAAATGTAGTTGAGAACTGGAAATCTGTTTGTCCtcataaaaatgtatatgaTGCAAAATTCGGTTTATGGGTAGATGGAAATTGTGAAGAAATACCACATGTAAATGAGTTCCCAGCTAATGATCTTTCTGAATGTAATAAACTAGTCTTTGAATTAAGTGCTTCGGATCAACCTAAACAATATGAACCAAATTTAACTGATTATCAAAAAATTCAAGAAGGATTCgtaaataataatcttAATATGATCAAAAGTGCTTTTCTTCCCACTGGTGCTTTTAATGCAGATAGATATAAAAGTCATGGTAAAGGTTATAATTGGGGAAATTATAATAGAATAACCCAAAGATGTGAAATTTTTAATGTTAAACCAACATGTTTAATTAATACTTCTTCCTATATTGCTACTACTGCTTTGTCCCATCCCACAGAAATTGAACGCAGTTTCCCATgttcaatatataaagatgAAATAAAGAAAGAAATCGAAAGAGAATCAAGActaattaatttaaatgataataatgaaggGAATGGAAAAATTATAGCTCCaagaatttttatttcaaatGATATAGATAGTTTAAAATGCCCATGTGCCCCAGAAATGGTAAGTCATAGTACATGTAATTTCTATGTATGTAGATGTGTAGAAAGAAGAGCAGAAGTAACATCAAATAATGAAGTTGTAGTTaaagaagaatataaaaatgaatatgatTATATGCATGAAAATAAACCAACGTATggaaaaatgaaaattaCAATTGCAGCATCAGTTGCTATCTTTATATTAGCAGCTATTTTAATGGTTTATctttataaaagaaaaggaaatacagagaaatatgataaaatgGATCAACCACAACATTATGGTAAAACAAAATCAAGAAATGATGAAATGTTAGATCCTGAGGCATCTTTTTGGGGTGAAGAAAAAAGAGCGTCACATACAACACCAGTTCTAATGGAAAAACCATActattaa